From a region of the Oncorhynchus mykiss isolate Arlee chromosome 32, USDA_OmykA_1.1, whole genome shotgun sequence genome:
- the dss1 gene encoding 26 proteasome complex subunit DSS1, protein MSDKKQTVDLGLLEEDDEFEEFPAEDWTGLDEDEDAHVWEDNWDDDNVEDDFSNQLRAELEKHGSKMETS, encoded by the exons ATGTCAGACAAGAAACAGACTGTGGATTTGGGATTATTAGAGGAGGACGATGAGTTTGAAGAATTCCCAGCCGAGG ATTGGACGGGTCTGGATGAGGATGAAGATGCCCACGTGTGGGAAGACAACTGGGATGATGACAACGTAGAGGATGACTTCTCTAATCAACTCCG AGCGGAGCTGGAGAAACATGGTTCCAAGATGGAGACGTCGTAG